One genomic segment of Poecilia reticulata strain Guanapo unplaced genomic scaffold, Guppy_female_1.0+MT scaffold_254, whole genome shotgun sequence includes these proteins:
- the LOC103460525 gene encoding serine palmitoyltransferase 2-like, producing MTESPASKPASNGEVCLHARNGLKPERNGFLKSLQQQSRHRDRDEEEVHAAPHHGGLYNRPFLESFEETPMLVAVLTYMGYGILTVFGYLRDFLRHWKIERCHIAREKEEQKDFVPLYQDFENFYTRNLYMRIRDNWNRPXCSVPGAKMDLVDRVSHDYNWTFEYTGRTVKAVINLGSYNYLGFAENTGRCADAAAEVSMAYGVGVASTRQEIGNLDIHEEMEDLLARFLGVESAMAFGMGFATNSMNIPALTGKGCLILSDELNHASLVLGARLSGSTIRVFKHNNMQTLEKLLREAIVHGQPRTHRPWKKILIMVEGIYSMEGSIVRLPEVIALKRRYRAYLYLDEAHSIGALGHRGRGVVDHFGLDPRDVDVMMGTFSKSFGAAGGYIAGKRELIDYLRCHSHSAVYATSMSPPVVEQIITSMKCIMGEDGTTIGSDRIRQLAENTAYFRQRLRGMGFIXYGNDDSPVVPMMLYMPAKIGAFGREMLSRNIGVVVVGFPATPIIESRARFCISAAHSRELLDQALSAISEVGDLLQLKYSRHRIQPSGARPFDDGVYEDIDD from the exons GTCCATGCAGCGCCGCATCATGGCGGCTTATACAACCGGCCCTTCCTCGAGTCTTTTGAGGAGACGCCCATGCTGGTGGCCGTCCTCACCTACATGGGCTACGGCATCCTCACCGTCTTCGGCTACCTGCGGGACTTTCTGCGTCACTGGAAGATCGAGAGGTGCCATATCGCcagagagaaggaggagcaGAAG GACTTTGTGCCGCTCTACCAGGACTTTGAGAACTTTTACACCAGGAACCTCTACATGAGGATAAGGGACAACTGGAACAGGCCCRTCTGCAGCGTTCCAGGAGCCAAGATGGACCTGGTGGACCGGGTGTCCCACGACTACAACTGGACCTTTGA ATACACGGGCCGGACCGTGAAGGCCGTCATTAACTTGGGCTCGTATAATTACCTGGGCTTCGCTGAGAATACGGGCCGCTGTGCTGACGCTGCAGCCGAGGTCAGCATGGCGTACGGCGTTGGAGTGGCGAGCACCCGGCAGGAGATCG GGAACCTGGACATCCATGAGGAGATGGAGGACCTGTTGGCCAGGTTTCTGGGGGTGGAGTCGGCCATGGCGTTCGGGATGGGCTTCGCCACCAACTCCATGAACATCCCGGCTCTTACCGGCAAG GGCTGCCTGATTCTGAGTGACGAGCTGAACCACGCCTCTCTGGTCCTGGGAGCCAGACTGTCTGGTTCCACCATCAGGGTCTTCAAACACAACA ACATGCAGACCCTAGAGAAACTGCTGAGAGAAGCTATAGTTCACGGCCAGCCCCGGACTCACCGGCCCTGGAAGAAGATTCTCATCATGGTGGAAGGCATCTACAG CATGGAGGGCAGCATAGTACGGCTGCCGGAGGTGATCGCCCTGAAGAGGCGCTACCGGGCCTACCTGTACCTGGACGAGGCCCACAGCATCGGCGCCCTGGGCCACCGAGGGAGAGGCGTGGTGGATCACTTCGGCCTCGACCCGCGGGACGTGGACGTCATGATGGGAACCTTCTCCAAGAGCTTCGGAGCCGCAGGGGGTTACATCGCAGGGAAGAGG GAGCTCATTGACTACCTGCGCTGCCACTCCCACAGCGCCGTGTACGCCACCTCCATGTCTCCTCCTGTGGTGGAGCAAATCATCACTTCTATGAAGTGCATTATGGGAGAAGACGGAACGACGATAG gttctgaCCGGATCCGGCAGCTGGCTGAGAACACCGCCTACTTCCGACAAAGACTTCGGGGAATGGGCTTCATCRTCTACGGGAACGACGACTCGCCCGTCGTTCCCATGATGCTCTACATGCCCGCCAAGATAGG AGCGTTCGGCCGCGAGATGCTGAGCAGAAACATCGGCGTGGTGGTGGTGGGCTTCCCGGCCACGCCCATCATCGAGTCGCGGGCGCGCTTCTGCATCTCGGCCGCTCATTCCAGAGAGCTGCTGGACCAG GCGCTGAGTGCCATCAGCGAGGTCGGTGACCTTCTTCAGCTCAAGTATTCACGTCACAGGATCCAGCCGTCTGGGGCGCGACCCTTCGATGACGGCGTCTACGAGGACATCGATGACTAA
- the LOC103460524 gene encoding alcohol dehydrogenase 1 translates to MATAGKIIRCKAAVAWEPNKPLVIEEIEVAPPQANEVRIKIVATGVCHTDLYHLFEGMHKDGFPVVLGHEGAGIVESVGPGVTEFQPGDKVIPLFISQCRECRFCKXPKTNQCVKGWAADRYDVMALEETRLSCKGKKLLQFLGTSTFSEYTVLNQIAVAKIDPAAPLDKVCLLGCGVCTGFGAAVNTAKVEXGSXCAVFGLGAVGLAAVMGCKFAGAKRIIAVDINPEKFEKAKVFGATEFVNPKDHSKPINQVLAEMTDGGVDYSLECVGNVAVMRSALESCVKGWGVSVLVGWTDLHDFAARPIQLIAGRTWKGTLFGGFKSKDGVPEMVKAYLDRKVKLDEFITHRMTLEKVNEAVELMKNGQCIRTVLKVSP, encoded by the exons ATGGCTACAGCTGGTAAG ATCATCAGGTGCAAGGCGGCGGTGGCCTGGGAGCCCAACAAGCCCCTGGTCATCGAGGAGATAGAGGTGGCACCTCCTCAGGCCAACGAGGTTCGCATCAAG ATTGTGGCCACAGGCGTCTGCCACACAGACCTGTACCACCTGTTTGAGGGAATGCACAAAGATGGCTTCCCGGTGGTTCTCGGACATGAGGGAGCTGGCATAGTGGAGAGCGTTGGGCCCGGCGTCACTGAATTTCAGCCAG GGGACAAGGTTATTCCTCTGTTCATCTCCCAGTGTCGAGAGTGTCGCTTTTGTAAAARCCCAAAGACCAACCAGTGTGTCAAAGGATG GGCCGCTGACCGCTATGATGTGATGGCTTTAGAAGAAACCAGACTGAGCTGCAAGGggaagaagctgctgcagtttttggGGACCAGCACCTTCTCTGAGTACACGGTTCTTAACCAGATAGCAGTGGCTAAGATCGACCCGGCTGCCCCTCTGGATAAAGTCTGCCTCCTTGGCTGTGGGGTCTGCACTGGGTTCGGCGCAGCAGTCAACACTGCTAAG GTGGAAGYGGGCTCCWCCTGCGCCGTGTTCGGTCTGGGAGCTGTGGGCCTGGCTGCAGTCATGGGCTGTAAGTTTGCAGGAGCCAAAAGGATCATCGCTGTTGACATCAACCCAGAGAAGTTTGAGAAAGCCAAAGTGTTTGGTGCCACTGAGTTTGTRAACCCCAAAGATCACAGCAAACCCATCAACCAGGTGCTGGCTGAGATGACTGATGGAGGAGTGGACTACTCCCTGGAGTGTGTTGGAAATGTTGCAGTCATG CGCAGTGCCCTGGAGTCTTGTGTGAAAGGTTGGGGTGTCAGCGTGCTCGTCGGCTGGACAGATCTGCACGATTTTGCCGCCCGACCCATTCAGCTCATCGCGGGCCGTACATGGAAGGGCACCCTGTTTGGAG GGTTCAAGAGTAAGGACGGTGTTCCTGAGATGGTGAAGGCCTACCTGGACAGGAAGGTGAAGCTGGATGAGTTCATCACTCACAGAATGACTCTGGAGAAAGTCAATGAAGCCGTGGAGCTGATGAAGAATGGCCAGTG CATCCGGACGGTCCTGAAAGTTTCTCCTTGA